The following coding sequences are from one Rutidosis leptorrhynchoides isolate AG116_Rl617_1_P2 chromosome 11, CSIRO_AGI_Rlap_v1, whole genome shotgun sequence window:
- the LOC139875330 gene encoding 2-methyl-6-phytyl-1,4-hydroquinone methyltransferase, chloroplastic-like has product MSYLMLNGAQHLAFTPKGLSFNRSSLHGTNFNHTQLNLVSKNCNFNSKTLISPKCSVSVPRPASQPRFIQHKKEAFWFYRFLSIVYDHVINPGHWTKDMRDDALEPADLDNRDSIVVDVGGGTGFTTLGIVKHVDAKNVTILDQSPHQLAKAKEKAPLKECRIIEGDAEDLPFETDYADRYVSAGSIE; this is encoded by the coding sequence ATGTCTTATTTGATGCTGAATGGAGCTCAACATCTTGCATTTACCCCAAAAGGTTTAAGCTTTAATAGGTCAAGTTTGCATGGAACCAATTTCAATCACACCCAACTCAATTTAGTTAGTAAAAATTGCAACTTTAattccaaaaccctaatttcacctaAATGTAGTGTGTCTGTACCTAGACCAGCTTCACAACCTAGGTTTATACAGCATAAAAAAGAGGCATTTTGGTTTTATAGGTTTTTATCAATTGTGTATGATCATGTGATAAACCCTGGTCATTGGACTAAAGATATGAGAGATGATGCACTCGAACCGGCTGATCTTGATAACCGGGATTCGATTGTGGTGGATGTTGGTGGTGGGACCGGGTTTACAACTTTGGGTATTGTTAAACATGTTGATGCTAAAAATGTGACTATTTTGGATCAGTCACCTCATCAGCTTGCTAAAGCTAAAGAAAAGGCCCCATTGAAGGAATGTAGGATTATTGAGGGTGATGCTGAGGATCTACCGTTTGAAACAGATTATGCGGATCGATATGTGTCGGCTGGAAG